A window from Salvia miltiorrhiza cultivar Shanhuang (shh) chromosome 2, IMPLAD_Smil_shh, whole genome shotgun sequence encodes these proteins:
- the LOC131008367 gene encoding uncharacterized protein At2g29880-like has translation MGDSQPQDSKKRAVYEAWTQEQSDALLRILAESAIRGWRDNSGIFSKATVEERILPVLNEKLRSNKNYNHYQSRIKWFKSRWNAYSTLLKFNSGFGYDNDTKKFTAPDEVWDAYIEAHPKDAYLRTGSFSDYDELRLVVGNGVAVGRNAIGVGSATDARTIGVDESRGPLIEELNYDTATEAFVVLAEDDPPLSASKSPLEPTEVPVESTQRRAPAKRSRGQFETNSGHTENSSHQELMVEIKKVTSTMDRVESLFVKRDTMMEKREKEKSFTTWDAIEEIPDLSEEDRYTAFDLLVTKSQKDGFMKMTVPQRKRWIEFKTRK, from the exons atgggAGACTCTCAACCACAAGATTCCAAAAAAAGGGCAGTGTATGAAGCATGGACGCAGGAACAAAGTGATGCTTTGTTACGAATTCTGGCTGAATCTGCAATTAGGGGATGGCGCGATAATAGTGGTATATTTAGCAAAGCAACAGTAGAGGAAAGGATATTGCCTGTTCTCAATGAAAAACTTAGGtccaataaaaattataatcattACCAAAGTCGTATCAAATGGTTTAAGAGCCGTTGGAATGCGTATTCAACACTGTTGAAGTTTAACTCTGGTTTTGGTTATGACAACGATACCAAAAAATTCACGGCCCCAGATGAAGTATGGGATGCGTATATAGAG gCTCACCCAAAAGATGCATACTTACGCACTGGGAGTTTTTCGGATTATGATGAATTGAGGCTTGTTGTTGGAAACGGTGTAGCTGTAGGAAGAAACGCAATTGGAGTGGGCAGTGCTACTGATGCTAGGACAATAGGAGTTGATGAAAGTAGAGGTCCGCTCATAGAGGAGTTGAATTACGATACTGCTACTGAGGCGTTTGTAGTACTGGCTGAAGATGATCCACCGTTATCCGCCTCCAAATCACCTTTGGAGCCCACTGAAGTGCCTGTGGAGTCCACTCAGAGAAGAGCTCCCGCCAAAAGAAGCAGAGGCCAGTTTGAGACAAATTCAGGCCACACTGAAAATAGTTCGCATCAGGAGCTCATggtagaaattaaaaaagtcACTAGCACAATGGATCGAGTTGAAAGCCTCTTCGTGAAACGAGATACTATGATggagaaaagagaaaaggaaaaaagtttTACAACTTGGGATGCTATTGAAGAAATTCCTGATTTGAGTGAAGAGGACCGCTACACAGCATTTGACTTGCTTGTTACAAAGTCACAAAAAGATGGATTTATGAAAATGACTGTTCCTCAACGCAAAAGATGGATAGAATTCAAGACTAGGAAATAG
- the LOC131008368 gene encoding uncharacterized protein LOC131008368 translates to MNYEDKINIAIEEDIDEELEDEIETEMEIELSVHARQLMEAAKVVITLLGNMMMHHPTADNALMRRPKTREGFRFITRMMDGDPSQFRQLYRMYPDVFIKLCQIIREKAHVDDTRYTTVEEMLATFLIIVGHNDRYCNVRNRFGRSHFATSQNFNKILRALNTIAPDMMVKPTGAIPAKIRESTRFYPYFKDCIGAIDGTHIPTTIIGKDVSCYRNRHGVNSQNVLAACNFDLQFIYVLSGWEGSAHDSKILSDALSRTNGLHVPQGKYFLVDCGFANRRQFLAPLRGVRYHLKDFGGDGRNPRNADELFNLRHASLRNVIERIFEIFKSRFTIFKTAPPFPFQTQAELVLACAGLHNFLRKECRSDEFPVEVEEGNVAADVENDADILDYLSQSQLSQRNEANAWRTSIANAMWENRQITETIKTHRRRPKIIVREVF, encoded by the exons ATGAATTATGAAGATAAAATTAACATTGCAATTGAAGAAGACATAGATGAAGAACTTGAGGATGAAATCGAAACAGAGATGGAGATTGAACTTTCTGTTCATGCTAGGCAACTGATGGAAGCAGCTAAGGTAGTTATCACTCTATTGGGGAATATGATGATGCATCATCCGACTGCTGACAACGCTCTGATGCGACGACCAAAGACTAGGGAAGGATTCCGTTTTATTACGAGAATGATGGATGGAGATCCGAGCCAGTTTCGACAGTTGTATAGAATGTATCCTGACGTCTTCATCAAATTATGCCAGATCATTAGGGAGAAAGCTCATGTGGATGATACACGATATACAACTGTTGAAGAAATGTTGGCAACATTCCTCATCATTGTAGGGCACAACGATCGTTATTGTAACGTTCGTAATAGGTTTGGTCGTTCACATTTTGCTACTAGTCAGAACTTCAACAAAATATTGAGAGCATTGAACACCATAGCACCGGACATGATGGTTAAGCCGACTGGCGCAATACCCGCTAAAATTCGGGAAAGTACCAGATTTTATCCTTACTTCAAG GATTGTATCGGGGCTATAGATGGCACTCATATCCCGACCACGATAATAGGTAAAGACGTGAGTTGTTATCGTAACCGTCATGGGGTGAATTCGCAAAATGTTTTGGCAGCTTGCAACTTTGATTTGCAGTTCATCTATGTGCTTAGTGGATGGGAAGGCTCAGCCCATGATTCTAAAATTTTAAGTGATGCGTTGTCTAGAACAAATGGACTCCACGTGCCTCAAGGTAAATATTTTCTAGTAGATTGTGGATTTGCTAATCGTCGTCAGTTTTTGGCTCCGTTACGTGGCGTTCGATATCATCTCAAAGATTTCGGTGGTGACGGTCGTAATCCAAGAAATGCAGATGAGTTGTTCAATCTTCGACATGCATCATTGCGAAACGTGATTGAACGCATTTTTGAAATCTTCAAATCACgtttcacaattttcaaaacaGCTCCTCCGTTCCCTTTTCAGACACAAGCAGAGTTAGTTTTGGCTTGTGCTGGATTGCATAACTTTCTCCGAAAGGAGTGTCGTTCTGATGAATTTCCAGTCGAagttgaagaaggaaatgttgcaGCAGATGTTGAAAACGATGCGGACATTTTGGATTATCTTTCTCAAAGCCAGCTGTCTCAGAGGAATGAAGCTAATGCATGGAGAACAAGTATTGCTAATGCTATGTGGGAAAATAGACAAATAACTGAAACGATCAAGACACACAGGCGGAGACCGAAGATAATAGTTAGGGAGGTGTTTTGA